A window from Streptomyces sp. NBC_00335 encodes these proteins:
- a CDS encoding carbonic anhydrase — MSSNTQAPSASSPSRRVLLRTALAGSAAAGSVLGLGSVFPASASEASAGGLDGARPQTPQEALRRLAAGNRRWAAYRQQHPHESRSVRLQVAREQHPFAIVLGCVDSRVPPELVFDQGLGDLLTVRAAGEVLDEAVLGSIAYGVLELGVPLVLVLAHQSCGAVGAAVHAEETGTELPAHIRYLAEQIRPSIDHGQHGEARVAATIDAHARRTRGLLAAEPDLARRIATGRLAVAVARYDLDDQKVRMLPTE; from the coding sequence ATGTCCTCGAACACACAGGCGCCTTCCGCCAGTTCACCCAGTCGTCGCGTTCTCCTGCGCACCGCCCTGGCCGGGTCGGCGGCCGCCGGGTCCGTCCTCGGGCTCGGCTCCGTCTTCCCGGCCTCCGCCTCCGAGGCCTCCGCGGGAGGCTTGGACGGGGCCCGTCCGCAGACCCCGCAGGAGGCGCTGCGGCGCCTGGCGGCCGGCAACCGGCGCTGGGCGGCGTACCGCCAGCAGCACCCGCACGAGTCGCGTTCCGTACGCCTCCAAGTGGCGCGGGAACAGCACCCCTTCGCGATCGTGCTGGGCTGCGTCGACTCCCGGGTCCCGCCGGAGCTCGTCTTCGACCAGGGGCTCGGAGACCTGCTGACCGTACGCGCGGCGGGCGAGGTGCTGGACGAGGCGGTGCTCGGCAGCATCGCGTACGGGGTCCTGGAGCTCGGCGTCCCCCTGGTCCTGGTCCTCGCCCACCAGTCGTGCGGGGCCGTCGGCGCCGCGGTCCACGCGGAGGAGACGGGTACCGAGCTGCCCGCCCACATCCGGTACCTGGCCGAGCAGATCCGGCCCTCCATCGACCACGGTCAGCACGGGGAGGCCCGTGTCGCCGCCACCATCGATGCCCACGCGCGCCGGACCCGGGGCCTGCTGGCGGCGGAGCCGGACCTGGCCCGCAGGATAGCCACCGGCCGGCTCGCCGTGGCGGTCGCACGCTACGACCTGGACGACCAGAAGGTCCGCATGCTGCCAACCGAGTAA